tagattaaaaaaaatctattttgaacTTGGATTTTCAACTTGGAACTTACGTTAGTAGATAAGGACACAACATAATCATTGACAATCCAAGGGAGACAAATCTTGATCCAGCTTTATTCTGCAGTGGATGTGATGTTACAAGTCGCAACAGTAATCTCATTTCTTCATCAGAAAATCTGGAATAAATAGAGAATAAAATATAGCTAGTTGAACAACATTTCATCAGAAAATTTAGATTAAAGAGAGAATAAAATATAGCTAGTTGGAATAACTTTATATCAAATCTGgtataaaataagaataaaatacaTACAGCTAATTGAAATATTTCATCTGAAAAGCAAACCAAATTAATATTGATAAATACTTTAGCAGATTGTGTCAAGCATGcttatgctgtatgggctttgctcattgttgacggtcTTAGGTGACCtacagctgttaatttctgtatcatttcgTCTCTTATGAAGAgctgttttattggcaatcaaaccacatcttatttatattatttctCCCATGGTCATGATGGTGGCCGATTCAGGGGTTCTACAGGGTGTCACTTCCCTTTGAACAAATTGTATCCATTCTTAGCTAAATCAAAGTTTTCAATGTGCATCTTTTAGTATTCTAAGTAAGAAGAATAATTTATTTTACTATCAAGATCCTTGTATGAATTggttttaacttttaactttttttttttttaccatgattaCTTTACATACTTAAGTCCACCCATGCCTTTCAGTACACAGTATAGTCTGATAAAGGAGCTGGCTTGTAGTATATCACTGATAGGCTCTCGTCCTGCTGGTAGTATGGAGACCAAATGTTCTAACAGGTGATGTCTTAGTGCCTGCAGAGTAGAAGCTTGGGGATCTTGTCTCTTctgaggaaaaaaaaacaaataaataatcagtAGTTTCTTCTTTCTTCCATTTACTTTTGTGACTAACTTCATTTGAGAATTAGTGAACCAGGAatttaatttttcatcaatttacaATTTCATATAAGTTTGTATGTACAATTAATAAATACCATAACATCAACTATCACAAACTACaacttttttattcaatgcaTTACAAGCACCCAAATACTCAAGGATTTATATTAGGGCTTTATTTCCACAATTCTTAGTTAAAAAGCActgtgtttaccctctttaaataaataaattattattatacataAGCTTGGTTATCATACATGTCTAAAGGTTTAAACATCCTGATTCCCTGTTTCAAACACTTAAAATGTTAAACAGAAAAGCCATGAacttaatctataaaaaaaattgtaacaacATTGAAATACATCTTATACTTTATACTTACTTTTTGACCTAGTTTTACATATTGTGAAAACCAGCTTCGAACATTCAAATTGTTGCTTAGCAACAACCCACACACAAAAGCAATAACATCAGCTGTTTTATCTTTGATATCCATGGCAACACCGTGATAATCTTTACTTGTCAACAATGTTAAGGCCACAGCTAAACCAGGCATTGTGCAATGTTCAacctgaattaaaaaaatatcactgAGCTTCAGTAAGAGGTTATCTCAAAATGTGAACTGAGATTTAGTAGGAGGTTATCTCAAAATGTAAAGAAAGCTTTAGTAAGAGGTTATCTCAAAATGTATTCAGAGCTTTAGTAGAAGGTTATCTCAAAATATGAACAGAGCTTAATTAAGGGGTTATCTCAAAATATATCTAGATAATCTCTATCCAACATGTCCTTTTtgtcaacagtaaaaaaaaaatctattttttatgattttgctTGACACAATTTTCATGCTTCATGGTCAACTGTTTAAATCATCAATATGTAAGCAATTTTTACAGTAGACCTTATACAAGATACAATCAAACACTCAATATATCCTTAGTATAGACAGACAGATAACCTACACAAAGAGCCCTTATGTTTAACATTTCTCCAGGATTCATGGTACACAGATTCAACAAGACTTCCATTCTCCTTCTTCCACTCATTGATTCTTCGTCTTGTGTTTCTCCATTGGCCACCAGACTGGTACATACTACAAGAAAGGAATGGTAGAAATTGCTAATCGCACAAATGTCAATTAAtgttaaaagatgttttaattttatttgttaaccacatttttgtatttctaaGTGTTATAATATACACTTAATTCTAAACATCATTTAATATTGATTGTCGTTTGAAACTCAGTGCTGTTCATATAgtgaatctaaaaatattttcttagctaagaattttttttatctaaaattagTTCTATGCTTTCAAAATCAatctttaaataaatgaataattacaACAGTAAATGCATAAGACTTCTCCAACTCAAATTAAATCAAATGACTTGCGTCGGAAAGAATTTGatcttatgcaaatgaatatcaattcaTCTGTTTACATATTTCAGGTTGAAAAAGTTTCTATGCAAATTATTATATCTGTAAAGGTTTAAAAATTGATTTGATATAAGAACCCcacaaaacaaacattaattctatcttttatttcatatttcaattttcCAAAATCAATAAAAGTTTCATACAGGTACATGTTTACATGCAATTGCATAAGGTAGATTTCTGCCTGAGCAGCTTCAAATGTACCTTCTTTAAAGCTGTCTGGAGAGTTAGCCACCAGACGACACAACAACCAGCCTCCATTTGGTAAGTGTAACAATGTCTCAGCTACGTCTTTTATTTGAAGTAATGTAGGAAGCtctacaaatatacaaaaaattattCTCTATTATCATTCTTATTTTGGTATTTGCAGTTCTTCAACAAGCAATGTACCTGCATTTGCTAAAAACAAGATATAAATCTATACTTCACTTGGAGTtggatatttttgtgattttactttttgttacttttttttttacatttcatctCATTATTTCTAATATGTAACACTTCTGTACTCGTACTCTGAAAAACAATTTATTACTGCTTACAACTATTCTATGTTTCATTTAATGTCATTTTGTCCCAGGTAAGGGTTGACTTATTGACATCTTCTTTATTACTAACTGTAAAGTCTGTGTTATACAGGGACctatgttttaatattgtatttttattgtgTGAGGGTGTGTCAAAGATCAAACTAATTTGttcagtaaaattgagaatggaaatggtgaatgtgccgaagagacaacaacccgaccagaggGGAAacaacagctgaaggtcaccaacaggtcttcaatgcaaccagaaattctcgcacccggaggcttccttcagctggcccctaaacaaatatatactggttcagttcAGTGTATgcttacttgtttttgtttaaatgtctttttgatcaattaaagtcatttcaattgaatattttatagcgtccttttatgttgtaatgttacaaaATTGTCTCAGAcaagggtgaaggttggcaccagtttaaacatttaaacatattGCATTTTCAAGCACCTGTTTTTAGTCAGGagtctgttgttcagtggttgttgtgtGCCGTTGTGTTTCAAAGGTGTTTCTCCTTTctctttttaatataaatcatagttggttttcctgtttaaattgttttacactggtcattttggggcccttaaaTCTAAAATTTGCTGTTCAGAGTGAGCTAAGGTTCTGTATTTAAGGCTGTACTAAGACCTTAAATTGTACTTTTTAAACATTATgtcttggaaggagagttgtctcatttgcactcataccacatcttcttatctctattacatagatataaaaagaattggtatgagtgccaataagacaactctccttccaagtcacaatttataaaagtaagccaTAAGGTCAAAGTATGGTTTACAACGTTAATGTATATTACCTGCTTGTGCTATACACAATACATCAGATACTTCTTCAAGGTAAACAATGCTCTCCAGTAATTCTGATGACTTGAAATAAAATTCTGCCTTGTTTTCTTTCATCTGAAGCAATATAATATTGACATtgtaataaaagtataatttttttcattataaacgCTGGTTGCCAAACACAATAACATAGATCATGTAGATCTACTCTCATCATCATTTTTGAAGCAGAAACTAAACAAATCTGGTTTATATAGAAACTGCATTGTATTTctttataaaacataatttaattttggatgtaacgtgtcttctgattggctgacgttattttgttatcagcccatagacataatttagtcatgtgattgtgacgtcatcaacgttttttcatggttttctacagtttaaaatggaatttagaattaaattataagaaatgactgtaatattttttctgtctattcgaaataacctaaaaaatgtggtgcacactgttaaataacctgctacgcgcgttattcagtgtgtaccacattttttatgttatttcttcatagacagaaaaaatattacagtcattccttaaatgttaaaaattgacagtCTTCAACCCTCACTCAACAGTATATACTGGTATACTGCATATTCTTTATTATTCATTAAATaccattttttgtggatttcgtgggtacagttgaactatgaaattaaattttgtaagAATGATAAATGTTCTTtatgcttgtatgcagacttcgacAATACcatgaatttttaaaaacatcCACAAGTTTTCGTTAatgcatgaaaattgatacctCCCTCTGATTCTCATACATAATGTTGTTACTTAATTAAAACTTTTGATGTCTTTAATGAAGTTGAATATTCACAAtagaataacattgaaaattcAATGTTGATTGTTTAACATGCtcaatttacaaatgataagATAATTAACCTGTGATGCTACAAAGAGAAGTTCACTTAATAGCAGACGAATTCTACGAGCATGGTCACTTCTTTCAAACTCCATAGCAAGCCCACACTGTAACTGAGATATCAGGACACTGTCAGTCTGTGATGTACCAATCTTTGTCCTGCAAGGAATAAGGTAAAAAATTTAAGATTATTATcaaggaaaaaaacaaatatgtcatcaCTTCTGAAGGTATGGAGAGTTAATCTGGAAAACAATTTGCTCATCAATACTTACATGTACAAtaactcttttatcatgtttattgtggGGACAAAAACTCCAATTGCAGCaggaaaatcaataataaaaaaacatcaatgtaCCTATGAACTCAAAATCATGAACTTTTTATTTTCCCGCATTTGTGCAGAAATGTCTTTCTTTCTTCTGGTCTCAATATTGTCATGAGACtgaataaaatatacatgtatgttaattcATTTATTGTTATTGAGGAACATGAGGAAGGAGCAGaataacaattttgtttttattaattctttGTATACAATGAAAATGAAGTCATAACTTAAATGAtgcacaactaaaatccctaacagggttctcgctaaggatttttgaaggcgagtccagggactcgtcatttttggccatggtgagtccaacagcaagaagaatatattttattgcaatataatgtaatattttatccTCCATGGCCTAACagagcaatgaaatgacattaaattcagattacttttaaaacttttgctataaaatgatgatcatgatgatatttgtgttttACTGTgttcaatttatacaaaatatttcaatattgatgcatctTTGGACTCACTAGTTTTGAGAATGGTGAGTCCAAACAGATTTTGATGAGTCTAGGACTCATGGACTCGCTTTAGCGAGAACCCTGCCTAACAACAGGACCAACATAGGAAACTGTAAGATATTTTCGTTTCTTTTTGAAcagatttttaaatatgtttgaaataaaaaaaaatgattaacttTATCCTCTTTCAcgggtaatgcctgcctcatattattgcAACGTGATTGTAGCCAGTGCCTTACTCAGTAACTCACTACTGTTTTTAGGGGTGTACCTGAGCTGTTGTTCTTTTTTAACGTCTTGTTCTAAAGCATGGAAATCAATAGATAGCAATGCCACAATGCCATTCACAACTTCTATCCCAGATAAGATTTTTAAGACTTCTTTTTTAGCTTTTGTCCAGTTGGAGCTCTCATCAAGTGGTTTACACAAAGCCATTCTAACAAGACATGGAAGAACTGGACGCAAATCAAATTCCTTCGAATCACTCAGTGAAGAGATGTCAACATCTCGTACTGCTCTGAAGATTTCGGGTTTAACACTACACTTTAGATTCTGCATTGTTATTGCTAAACCTAAAAAAATGTAAAGgatttacaaaaattttaaaagtcaaaatttttTCATGGGGGCAGCCATTTTGCTTTCTCAACGTCAGTCTGACGCTTTGTTGTAATTGCGTTTCTTACAAGCGCGAAGAAGACATAGATCATATTTTTGTTATGGCTGCAGCTGCAAGACAGAATTCCTCCCATGGTAAAATAAGTGCTAATGTTGCTCTAGATAACAACAGACCCCAAAATAAATAGTTCCCCTCTAACCTTATAGTTCTGTCATGCATATTGTTGTTCATAAATACTTATCAATGCCAGAACAATATGAAAAGCAGTTTGAAGTGGATACAAAGCTTTTCACAACTCAAACAGCAAAAATACATTAATtcattcaataaatatattttatgaccCTGCCATAAGGTGGCTAAGGCTGTATAGTTCTACCCTTATCTGCCATTTGGTCATTCTACTACAAACAGTTATACACATACATGGGTCCAGCCTTTCTCCTAAACACCAAATAATTGGTCAGATCATATGTTATTGTATTCATATATGAGGGTGGTAATGGGgataccttcatgacgaataacgaTAAAATTCTAGCCAAATTTAAACGTAAAAGGTAATTTTAGATGCATGACGatattaaaatgtatactttCTTTTAGGGGATAAAAAAAtcgactgattttgacgaatcacgttaaatttttctcaaaaaTGACGGTAAGGATAATCATTTGACACCATTGACGAATCACGGTTCAccataaggatattttgacgattcactgtaaaattttaaccaatttgacgctaacggtagctGGAATTGAACATTTGACGCCTGATGGTAAAGGCCATTACTACCCTTATATGTAGTTTTTCTTACAAGGAGAGACAAGATGGAATAGAACGTAAATTATAGCAAGATCAGCTGAGCAAGATGTTTCCAGAaagaaatttttttataaatggggTCATGAGGATTGACATGATTGAATTTACAAAGAATGGAAATCATCTTTTGGGGAAAACACTGAATATCATTAAGAATGCtgtatcttttaaataaaaaataatttctttttcagaAGCAGATGAAAGAGTGAGATTTCAGACAGAGTTAGAATTTGTACAATGTTTGGCTAATCCGAATTACCTTAATTGTGAGTATACAATGACAGTAAAAAACCAATTCTAATTGAGAATGTGTCTTTGGGACAGATGATGCCCCATACTTGCATATAACATTGTAAAGTGACATACATCCACAACTGTTAAAGTGACAACACCTATAttcttaagttagagaacggaaacaaactTAGGTATGTATCGATGAGCAAGGGCAACACTGAATGTCAAATGTAAAACCTTTTTAGGTTGGATGACATCTACTGTTAATATTAATTTGTAACTGTTAATATTCTATGTTAGATGCTCAGTCATTTGCAACAAAACTGCCCAGATGACAATAATTAGATATctcaaaagtttatttttaacatgaagatatatttttttatattacatgaaGGAATACACACTGACGATTTGCCACtgatttaaatacatgtaatacaagCTTGGctacaatttgaaaaaagtttgtttGCATAGCAAAAGAACTTTTGTCCTGCAATGTACGTGCCACCAAAACTGGCAAAGACCCCTTAAAGAGTCATGAGAGTTGTTACAAGAATTCTTTAATTTTCAGTTATTATTTTCTCTCCCAATATGAGCCatgtaatttttttatcattgatttaTTAAGATTGCAATTGCATATTTTATCCTTGTTATGTGTTGTGTGAACAGTTTTAAGTTAACAGAGCTGTAAAAATATActgttcaattttatttttttatagttttagcACAGAGAGGATTCTTCAAAGATCAGACATTTATCAACTACCTTAAATACCTGCAATACTGGAAAGAACCTAAATATGCTAAATACCTCAAGTAAgtttgtacaaaaatgtacaatagtGAATTTTTGTAGGAATCTTgttatactgtagattcatttatttttgtgtattccaatttttgtggatttttatgtgttccaatttttgtggatttttttatgtgttccaatttttgtggattaagaAAATCTTGCATTTTCGTGGCTATTTGATATCGTGATTTTGCCAATACAATGTAcatccttatacatgttatagaaaaTCTGTAATTCTTTGAACATTTATACTTGTGGTTtatctgtacccacgaaatctTCAAAAATTAGTACCccacaaaaaaacaatatatccACAGTAGTAGatattttacgaaaaaaaaaataattataaattcaacagaaaaaaattgtTCTCATTATGACCTGACATTTACTTGCTCAATGCAGGATATGAATGAGATTTTCATTTCCAGAAGTTGACAGATATGCCTTGTACAGTACACACAAGGAGTTGCAAATTCTTTATGACGTTATGTTAAATGTTCATGTTACAAGTTGACAAATAAACACTGTATGAGTTATGATACACCAAGCAATATCTGCTTTAAAGATTAAGACTTTCCCATTGTATAACTAGTTTGTAATTATCTCTtgcaatatttaatttgttttcattatttttatttcattttcagataTCCCCAATGTTTACATTTATTGGAGCTGCTACAATATGAACACTTTAGAAAAGAATTAGTGAATTCACAATGTGCTAAGTTTATAGACGATCAGCAACTCTTACATTGGCAGCATTATCAGAGGAAACGCATGAAGTTATTGATCGATGAAGCGGAACGACACAAACAAGATCAAAAAGATAAAACTAGCTGACACAGCAATAATAAATGTGTTGATTTAAAATTAATCGGTCAGAGATATTCTCTGAATTGTAATGGCAGCTATGTGGATGGTCAAAATTATTGTCATCTCTTAAACATCCAAAACGAACATTTTTATGTGTAAAATTTTTCCGAGGTTGATACTTGTCATAGACgtaacatgtacatgatgtatttagCAGGAAATTTTTTCATCTCTGTTCATAGTTTTTAGGCAGTTTTATAAACTgtataaaataaagagatgttgtATAGAGATATTGTATTTTCATTGAACAGAAGTTTCTTTTTGATATCTGTTCCAAACATTTCCCAAATAGGGCCtaaatttatatattgtttgtttccccaatcccaaTCCTCCGCAGCCAGATATGGGTAGGTACATGTAGGTAGcgaaataattttaattttccaaaCAGTTTGAACATTATCGGACGATCAGGTAAGCctgaaaatcagaaatgaataaaataatattggaCTTAGATTTGACAATACAATTTTATATGTAGCACCACATTTTCAGGGTcagtcgggattggggaaacaaacaatattttatttttagaagaaaTATTAAATCTAATGTGAACAGATGATATagctttatttatcatgtttataaccaAGTTTCCATACAAATATTTGGCAGGCACAatatttactcattgttgaaggtagtacagtgacctatagttgttaatgtctgtgtcattttggtctcttgtggacagttgtctcattggcaatcataccacatcttcttttttatagaacAAATATATGTTAACAGTATGACTGCCAATAAGTCACCTATCAAGAAGTGTAAAAAAGATGTTGGAAACTAGCTGTGTTGGTCACTGTTccaccttcaacaataagcaaaactcaTACTGCATATCATGCTTTTTCAGGCCTAGATTTACTAGTTTGTATTGTGGCTATACACTGATTTCTGAAGCTCTCGTCCAGGTGTTGGATTTTCTtgatgtgttgaagacccattggtggccctaGTCTGTTTTCTGCTTATGGGTAGGGTTCTTgtttttttgacacattccccatttccattctctattatatttattattatggtTTACATTTGTCCATTTATTTGTCATCTCTCCCATGAAATTTCTCTTTTTCCTCTGaaattacaaataaactcatcatagataccagcattaaaattttacacttacgccagacgcacattccatctacaaaagactcgtcagctTTCTGAATTTTCATGCATAAATCAtcttaaaaagaagatgtggtatgattatcaatgagacaactcttcacaagagaccaaatgacacaactAGTCAGAGAGGCTTGAATAAAAAGAGTTACCAAGACCAAaggaagttgaagagcagtgatTTCAAAATGTTCTGCCAATTTAATACATACCAGAGCCTAATCATCTGTATATAAGATTTGTTCCTGTTCTTTATACTCAGTAATGCAAACTATatacataatggtttacttttacaaattatgacttggatgaagagttatctcatttggcacacatcttctaatatctatatataaacatttgagtgataatattgttaaaataacTGAATTACAAATTACAAGTTTTTTTGGTTTTGCACTGAATTGGGATGGAAGAAAGATAAAAGAAGATgcggtaagattgccaatgagacatttctccacaTGAGacgaaaatgacacagaaattaaccactataggtcactgtacggccttcaaaaatgagcaaagcccatactgcatagtcagctataaaaggccccgaaatggcaatgtaaaacaatcctaACAAGAAAAGTAACGTATTTATGTACAACAAAATGTGTTTACAATTTTTAAAGTTCAAGTAGAATTAAAAAAGTCACGTCTATTTTTCTCACAATTGAAATAAGGAACTTCCTGTGGATCTGTATAAATAAGTAAAGTGCtaagaggcccctcatgggggtgtcctagtaatcacataattacaaatgttttgccaatatcacataatcattatggtttttttttaaacaagataattaAAATTACAGTTACATTTTATAAACTAATAAAatgatcatgaaatatttggtctgaAAATCAAATAATTACTAAAAATaaggccaagtaatcacatagtCGAAACCCCATGAGGAGCCTCATAAATGTATGGTCTTCCTGTATTATTGTATTGATAtttgaagttaataaaaaaagGAGGAAGGAAATTACTGTTAAGtatttaattgaaataataataaaaaaatcatgagaACAAAGTATACTCTGAGGACAGTTCATATGTAAAGGGTTTGGTGGAAACTAGATGACCTTGAATTGAAAGAAAGGTCATAGGTTTTATCCCTGGTTTAGttaaaccaaaaactttaaaattgacatttgctgcttcttttgaaaacatgcatttatGACAGTAAAGCCATGTAGAATATGGTGATGTGGTATGAATTACAAAGAGACAGATTAATAGATTCCAAATCAATTGATTTAAGCAGGTATAGTTCTCTGTAcatcctttaacaatgagcaaaactcataacgtatagtctgctataaaagacctgaaacaaaaatatgtgaaacaattcaaatgaaaacaaCCAGAAGTATGATTTATGATAAagctataaacaaacaaaaataagacAGTCCTCAACCAActataaacctctcacttgtatgacaattgcataaagttacattatattgacaatgatgtgtgaacaaaacaaacaggcataATAGGTTAAAAGAGACACAACCGTCATTATCACTATAAAACACAAATATGCCAACAAAGGAAAACACAAAATCATACAGaaaaagcacataagcaaaaaagaaagacaagaatataaaaaaattaccatagtacaataactgTATTATAACACAATGACAGAATGTACACAATCTTACATTCTAGCTATTCATATATCTGAATGACTATAGTCGTTGAATTTCAAGTGCTGAGGAATTAGATATTCCGATAACTCATCACCACTTGTCAGTTAGAAATGATTTcggaaataattgttttaaatgacaatttttctAGACGATTTAGTTTCGGATATTTTCTAGAGTAGTTCATGGTGGACGAACACACTGAAACTCATTTTAGAGAATTTCGGAAGTGATTATAATGATTTGataaaattaagtttaattaaAAGCTGATTCGGCTGTTAATAAATTTTTTGCTGATGGTGCATAAACGATGTTTCTGTTGAAAATTCATTTCAACAGAAACCAAAgcacatacaaaaaaatatttaagtataGTGTTGAATTCAGAACAGTTAAACTTAGTTCTAAATCAAGATGAATATCCAGAGACTAAAGCGCCAAAAaaataagaatagagaaaaatagtctACAAACTGTTTCGGTTCTTGTGCATCAATGGTTTTCAAATATGCGGTTTTAAGTGTTGTAGATAAAAGTATacccagaaaagcgcttcggacgcttCAAATTTTAAACCTGTTGTTCTAATTGTGTTATTTTTTCTTAGGTATTTCCAACCATCTAACAATAAAATGTTTCGGATCTCAAACAGTAGATAGTAGAGACATTTAAATCTAAGTTGCAATTCCGAATTTCTAGATATGACCAGCTGCTCAAAATAATATTCTTAACATATCGTTGAATATAATACTGAAAATCATAGATCGAGTCTATTTAATCTTGTTTTGCTTTCTTTTATTTGTcaagtttttcatttttcaaatgccTTGTAAGATCGGAAAAACTAATCTTGCCAGACACGGAATATACTGCAACTTAATATGCAGGAAAACCCGCAGTTTTAATTTTAGTCACAGTGACTGTCAGCTTTACAAATGATAGATAATTGATTCATGATTCAGATGCTATATTCAGATAcaggatattttatttttataacaattcTAGCATTCAGATGAAAAagaattttcttaaaattgacgAGTACAAGAAAGAGCACTTCGCTTCATTTACCAGGATCACAATAGCACATATGAAgacttacttttaaaataaaaaatgccaTCACTTAAAGTAAGACGCCTAAGAACCATGGCAATAGAGGTCTTTAGAACAGTCAATCATGAAAACCCAGTGTACCTCCATGatcttataaatattaaaaaaacaaaatattctttcaGATACCAAAATTTAGCTGAAATACCTGACGTAAGAACAACAAGGTATGGCTTGAAATCTTTCAGATATTCTGCTGCCAAACTATGGAATGAGTTGCCAAACCActttagaactgaaacatcttttaCCCAATTCAAGAGTCTAATAAACTCATGGAATGGCAACTCATGCCATTGCAATGCATGtgcttagttttatttattttatgttacagCTTGAAATATAATAGTGCTGCTTTTTGTGAATGTTTGCTTAGCTTTTTATAATTTGTGAATgctgtgctttattttttatgtttgcttTTAGTGCTTATTCTTATGCATGTATAGAATATAGTATTTAAATAGTGTAGCCTAAATGTGCATGAAATGTATGTTCtat
The window above is part of the Mytilus edulis chromosome 6, xbMytEdul2.2, whole genome shotgun sequence genome. Proteins encoded here:
- the LOC139527447 gene encoding mediator of RNA polymerase II transcription subunit 31-B-like, with product MAAAARQNSSHEADERVRFQTELEFVQCLANPNYLNFLAQRGFFKDQTFINYLKYLQYWKEPKYAKYLKYPQCLHLLELLQYEHFRKELVNSQCAKFIDDQQLLHWQHYQRKRMKLLIDEAERHKQDQKDKTS